In Cicer arietinum cultivar CDC Frontier isolate Library 1 chromosome 7, Cicar.CDCFrontier_v2.0, whole genome shotgun sequence, the genomic window ATCAAGAGCAAGGTTCAGATCCAAATTTCCGCTGCAATCATGTCCGTTTCCAATGACAAAATCCCTACCAACCTTCCGATTCTTGATTCGAAGAATTATGacaaatggcacaaacaaaTGAAAGTTTTGTTTGGATATCAAGATGTTCTTGATATGATTACCGATGACATTACTACTCTTGATAAAGAGGCTACAGCAGCTCAAGAAGCGAAATTCAAGGAAGATAAGAAGAAAGACTACAAGGCCCTTTTCTTGATCCATTCTTGCGTCAATCCCTACCAACCTTCCGATTCTTGATTCGAAGAATTATGacaaatggcacaaacaaaTGAAAGTTTTGTTTGGATATCAAGATGTTCTTGATATGATTACCGATGACATTACTACTCTTGATAAAGAGGCTACAGCAGCTCAAGAAGCGAAATTCAAGGAAGATAAGAAGAAAGACTACAAGGCCCTTTTCTTGATCCATTCTTGCGTCGATAGTGACAACTTCGAAAAAGTTGGCGATTGCGACTCGTCGAAGACAGCTTGGGGTATTCTTGAGAAAACTTATGCTGGTGCGGATAAGGCGAAGGTGGTGAGGTTACAAACTCATAAGCGGCAGTTTGAGTTACTTCAAATGGAAGACAAGGAAACGATTAACGATTACGTGACGCGTGTGACACGCTTGGGGAATCAAATGAAGTCGTGTGGTGAAGCCGTTTCCGAACAGAATTTTGTGTCGAAGGTATTGCGTTCTTTAACACCAAGATTCGATAATATTGTGGTGGCGATTGAGGAATCGAAGGATCTCAAGACGATGGTGAAGTCGTTTCCGAACAGAATTTTGTGTCGAAGGTATTGTGTTCTTTAACACCAAGATTCAATAATATTGTGGTGGCGATTGAGGAATCGAAGAATCTCAAGACGATGAAGAAAGATGAACTTCAAAGTTCATTGGAAGCTCATGAACAAAGGATGGACGAAAGAGGAAACGCTAAAGCCAAAGCGGAAGTTGCTTTGCAAGCCCGTTTCAACGAGAAGAATAAGAAATCGAAAGGGAAATGGCCTTCTAGAGGAAAGAAGAATTTCCAGAATTTTGATGGAAAAGAGTCACAAAATTCAAGGAAAGGTGAGGGCAGTTCCAAAGGTGGTGGTCAAGACAACTACAGGTCGTTCGACAAAAGTACCAAGAAGTGTTACAATTGTCAAAAGCTTGGGCATTTCGCAAGATAGTGTAGAGCGAAACCAAGGGAGAATCACGCGGATGAGGCTAAGGTTGCTAGGCAAGACGTGGATTATGATAACACGGTTCTTGTAATGATCACAGAAGAGAACTATGGCATCAAAGAGGTGCTGGACAGCAACTGTGACAAGAGGAAGTTGCTGGACAACAACTATTGCAGTGTAGAAAAATCTGCAATAACGCATTCGGAGAAAAGCGCAATGGTAACAGTTCGAGATGGAGCCCAATGGATAAATGAGTGGTACTTGGACTCAGGTTGTTCGACACATATGACGGGAAGAAAGGATTGGTTCGTGAAGATCAATCAAGCCACGCGAAGTAGAGTGAAATTCGCGGATGACACGACATTAGCGGCCGACGGTGTCGGTGATGTTTTGATCATGAGAAGGGATGGTGGTCATTCCTTGATCAAAGATGTGTTGTACATTCCAGGAATCAAGTGTAATCTCTTGAGTATTGGCTAATTACTTGAGAGGAATTACATGATTCGGATGGAAAACAAGGTTTTGCGCGTTATGGACCAAAACGGTGTTTTGATCCTTAAGGCTCCTATGGCTACCAATAGGACTTTCAAGATTGAGTTGGAAATCATGGAGCATAGGTGCTTAGCCACAACGGCAAGTCGTGATGAATGGTTGTGGCACTACCGTCTTGGACATCTGAATTTTCGAGATCTCAACGCGTTGTAAAAGTATGAGATGGTGACTGGACTGCCTAATATCAATATTCCAGCTGAGATATGTGAAGAGTGTATACAAGGGAAGAAACACAAGAATAGTTTCAGCAAAGATGCAGATCATAGGACTAAACATCAGCTTGAGGTGGTGTATTCCGATGTGTGCGGACCAATGCAAGTAAGCTCGTATGGAGGTAATCGatactgatgactcttcatcatatgcatattttcccactgtttttgtcttatttatcctcaagcatcagttaaattaaggatttatttgatacattttgttgatttttgttctttgagttaataaaattttttttgtttttatttcgttgattaagtaggaatttgtcgtaattatacattgcgttttgttttagtgcagtgctgaattttggtgaaaaatcaacatgatatatgtggagtctttcagccatatctggagttctagatgtccaattagtgtcactccaagtgctaatgaaagctaagatccatatctacaactttcatgaagacaccgggaccaaattcagacgtaaaagatgagaaaaatgcaaactACATCAGATAGTAGATgctgtgcgcctggagcgcatttctcgtgtttcagttctgtcaacgcacgcctggagcgcgccctgcgcACCTGGGGCGCGCGATGCACACCaataaccataaaaacgcagatttgtactgttttagggatctttttcactattgggaagttgagagacttgtgccatagaatagaaactcaaagacggtcatttctaacatcattggagcagttttatcaagaatcattcatgaatccttcttgtaattcttctctaatctctatctcttttatctctgccatgagtaactaaaccctatttgttagggatgagtgtaacaagatgaaacccttatttttatgatttgatttctagttatatgaatgagtttattgaattatttttctcatctctgtgcttaatgctttttattgcttgatcaacattaaaatgttctacgatttgtattttgaaacggaagtggactttacaaatgcttgagatgagaaattcatgaatttgtagtctagacataggtgcaggtcatgaaaccaattaaattagttgcaaagcaataatttacaagagaatttctatacggtaatgcttaattctaatcttaaatctactaaggaattaggggttactttggaattaaaggttctgtcactaagacattagggcaagaataataaagagaattcggtaataattcaataaaggaattcaataactaggatcaaattagacaccaaggttggattcgaagtgaaactcatccctgacatttttctcattataaaagatcaattttattattgttgttaatttcaaacattatttcaatcaacttgggaacctttttgttcaattctagtaatcaaatataattcaatagtaaaacgcaatccttgagttcgacactcggtactaccgttttattattacttgcaacgattcagtacacttgc contains:
- the LOC140918870 gene encoding uncharacterized protein; translated protein: MKVLFGYQDVLDMITDDITTLDKEATAAQEAKFKEDKKKDYKALFLIHSCVDSDNFEKVGDCDSSKTAWGILEKTYAGADKAKVVRLQTHKRQFELLQMEDKETINDYVTRVTRLGNQMKSCGEAVSEQNFVSKVLRSLTPRFDNIVVAIEESKDLKTMVKSFPNRILCRRYCVL